AGCCAGTGATTGTGAAGGGCGGTAACCAGTATATCGTAATGTCGAAGAGCAGAAATGAATGGGTTAATTTCTTCTGGGAGAATTACTGTTTCTCCCAAACAAAGCGCCTTCCCATTTTGATCCATTGATTCAAATGAAAACATCATCGGTATTGTTAGAAAGTGGATCTATAGCCATTGAATTCGTCTCCTTCTAAAGTTTTTATTATAGTGTACTTCTGTGGAAAAAAAGTGCCTTTAGGTGATAGCCCATTTTCAAAACGGGAATTATGGAGTGGGATTGATGAGTAGGGCTGACACAATAAAAAATCTATACGATCAAGCTAAGGATTTTTAAAGCAAGGTATGCCCATTTTACAATGAACAAACCATTCAAAGATAAGAAATCGTGTGCCGTAATGGGGGGGGATGATGGGCAAAAACCACCGCACATGGTTCTGGATGAACTATTCGAGTGGGCTGAAGAAAACGGTATGGATCGGGTTATGGATACAAATTTCGTGAACTCGAAGATGATCTAACGTTTTTAGATGAGTACTTCATACAACACACGGTTCGTAAATGGGGAAGTCTAGTATGAGAGAACTTCAGCATCAAGGTCTCTCTTCCTAAATTTTATTCAATCCGGGGTCTGGTTGGATAACAATCCGGGGATTTCACATCGGACACTTCAGATAGCTTCATCAAATAATAACACTCTTCCCGTGACATATGATCTGCCATAAGTGGAGATAACGTTCCTAATAACTCATCCTTTAATCGTAGATCCTCAAGTTCATGCAAAAAGCCCTGAAATAATTTAATTTCCATTTCAGCTTGATGATTAAAACGATTGAGTGCTGGAAAGTCAGGTAAATTTGTTCGTAGGTAACCAGCTAATGCTTTTAGATAAAAGTGCTGAAATTGATTCGAAAAGTGCATGCTTTTTTGTTTATAGTCATTTTCCACCATATCCAGATTAGAAGAGATGGATTCAGCATGGCCAACAGCATCAGAGAGCCATACCAGATGCAAATGTAGGGGATGATAGGATGGGGGCCAATTACCAGATAAACAGGTCTCCAAGATTCGTTCATATTCTTCCAGCTCATTAATCATATGGTTTATAAAAGTTGGAGGAAGGCTAATGGAAATCTTACCAATAAGATGTCGTTCTAAAAGATGTAGCTTAAACTGGCGCAGATTTTGTACCTCGGTATTTGCTTTTTGGTTGAGTTTATGAATTTCTTCAGCTGACAAATTCCTGCGTGCATAATCTAATAACTTGTCAAATGTATGAATGAAATAGTTAGCCTGCTCGATTTCTGTTTGCTCTTTTGGAGCCAATGATTCAAAAATAAATCGGGAATGATCTCCCAGGATTTGAAGCCAGAAACGGTTTTCAAAAAGAATATCATCGCAAGAAGTTTTCATCACGTCGTCCCCTCCCTTATACGTCCAGAATATGTGTGTAAAGCGAGAGGTATGCTAGGGGATTCAATAGATGTAACTTCAAGCCTATTCCTTGTCGGATAGGCTTTTTTCATACGAAAGCTCACTATAAGTAGAGAGGTGAATTCAAGGTGGATTAGAATAGAATAACTGATTCAAAAGGGAGGATAAGCAAAGTGTCTCTTACACACTAGGTTGTAAATTTCGGGAGTATCTACATCTATTGTCCATAAGGAATCGTTAAAACGAATAAACAATCCATTTTCTTTTTGGCTCTTAAGTATTGTTTTTGCCCCTTGGTCACCTGTAAGAAGTTTTATCTCAGGAAACAAGGATTTGGTAAGAAGTATTGGAGGTATTGTGATATCTTGATATTTTGAAGCGATGAAAAGCGGTTTTTTAGTGTATGTGTAGTGAAACACTTTAATTATTTGATTGATATGTTTCCTAGTTACGAAAGGTTGATCAGCAAGCATAACTAAAACTGCCTGAGCTTGTAAAGAAATTGCCTTGTCCAATCCAGTTTGAAGTGAATGTGATTGACAGATGGTATGTGAAAAAGTACGTGCGATATGCAACTTTGATTTATTCTCGTACTTGGGAGACAGCCATTCAAACAAATCATTGCTTCTTCCTACGACCACAACGTTCTCCAGCATAGAATGCAGAGCTTCGTGAAGTGCCCAGCTTCCTAATGGCCGATTTCCTAATGGCAAATACCGTTTATCTACCCCCATCCTTGAACTGGTTCCTGCAGCCAAATAGATCCCAACCGTCTTTAAGGATTCGCTCATAAGTTAACACCAGGTTCTCATTCTTTTATGTTTCGCTTGAATGATCTCAGCCATAATACTAATTGCTATTTCTTCCGGCCCTTCTGCACCGATTGGTAGACCAACAGGAGAGTGTAAATTGGCTGGATATTTATGATTTCCTAGCAAGCGCTCTGTTCTGGTACGTGGACCAAGTATACCGAGATAATGAATTGGAAAGCTCAGTAGAGTTTCTAGTAATAAGTGATCCTGCTCAAATTGATGAGTCATGATGATAATAGAGTCATCTGGATAGAAGGAGACTTTCGCTGTCAACTCGGATGGAGAGGCGACGATACATTGATTTGCGTCTGGGAAAAAGTAACGATTGCAATACGCTTCACGCCAATCAAGTACAAAAACGGAAAATCCGATTTTAGTAGCGAGAGAAGACAAAAACCGAGCGTCTATTCCAGCACCAAAAATAAATAGTCTCGGCTTCGGTGCAATGTAATGAAAAAAGTAGAATCCATCGTCATCCAGCGAAGGGAGGAACAGACAGCCTCGTTTTGAAGCTACTGTCTGGTTCAGATACATCCGTAATTGTGATGAGCTGATTCCAGTTGGTTCTTTTCCCTGAAACAATCCATTTGCTGTGTAATAGGAAGTTTGGCATTCGTGATTTTGTTTCGATACATATGTAATCGAAATAACCGGTTGGTTTTGCTCAAGAATGTGTTTCATTGCAAGCAATGCCTGTTTTGTCTCCAATGTAACTGGTTCGACTAATAATGTAAACGAACCGTTACACCCCGCTCCTTTTCCCCAGCCTAGATCGTCCACTGATCGAAGGTCATATGTGATCAGACGAGGTTCGTTAGTGGCTAGGACATTTTTAGCCTGTTCACTCAAATCATTCTCTAAACAACCGCCACTTAACATTCCTATTTGATCGCCATTCTCCAAAATAAGCATCGAACTCCCTTCTTTTCGATACACAGACCCTTCCGTTTGTACGATTTTGACGAAAACAGATGGGTGATTCATCTGTAAAATATAGGGAAAAAAAGTATAGATGTCGCTCATGCCTTTCACTCCATTAACAAGTATATTATCCGAATCATTTAGGTAAAAATAGCAATGAGAAACTGTTAGTAGAAATAGAAAGGTGGGGAAGAGATGAAATCAATAGGAAAAAGCGTTCCTCGAATTGAGGCGGTAAATAAGGTAACGGGGAAAGCCAAATATACGGCCGATTTCTCCTCGCCAGGTATGCTCCACGCCAAAATACTTACAAGCCCTTACGCACATGCGCGGATAATCAGTATAAATACAGAGAAGGCGAAACAAGGGGCAGGAGTTCGGGCCATACTCACTGGCCCCGAGATTCCCATATTTGTAGGCCCACACATCGAAGGAAGACCGATTCTAGCTATTGAGAAAGTACGTTACCACGGTGAACCTGTCGTAATCGTCGTAGCCGATCACGAGCATCAAGCTATAGCTGCGTGTAATCAGATAGAGGTTGAGTATGAAATTTTACCGATTGTTCAAACTCCGGCTGAAGCGCTAAAAGAGAATGCAACACTCATTCATCCAAATCTAGCAAGCTATACAATAGATCAAAACGTGCATCCTGAGTTTCACACGAATGTAGCAAACCGGACCAAAATCAGAAAAGGTGACATGAATGAAGGCTGGGAACGAAGTGAAGTAACCGTAGAAGCAAGTTTTTCATTTCCCCAAACAGATCATGCTGCTATGGAAACTCGTTGTTCAATCGTCGAGATTTTGCCGAACGAGGAGGTAATCATCTTGACGGCTTCACAAGCCCCGTTCGATGTCCAAAAACTTATTCATAAACATTTTTTTGTACCATTGGAAAAAATCCATGTACAAGTACCTTTAGTTGGTGGAGGATTTGGTGGGAAAGCTGCCGTTCAATTAGAACTACTGGCGTATGTGGCTTCAAGAGCAGTTGGTGGAAGAAAAGTGAAGATGGTTAACAGCAGGGAGGTAGATTTTATTTCCTCCCCAACCCACATTGGACTGCATTCAAAAATCAGATTAGGTTCTACCAAAACTGGTAAATTGATGGCCGCTGAAATTACCTATGAATTTATAGGTGGTGCTTATTCCGATGAAGCGGTTGATATTAGTAAATCGGCAGGATTAAACTGTACGGGACCTTATAAAGTCGACAATGTCTGGTGTGATTCAATTTGTCTTTACACTAATCATACATATGCTACCTCCTTTCGCGGATATGCTCACACAGAGTTAACCTTTCCAATTGAACGGACAATGGACCTGTTGGCTGAAAAGTTACACATGGACCCAATTTCCATTCGACTACTAAATGCGATTCAGCCTGGGGATACAACTCCTTCGTTAGCCGAGTTGAATCGAAGCAATGTGGGAAATCTATTTACATGTTTAAAAAGGGCCAAAGAATTGATCAAATGGGATGAGGGTCAACGGATTAAAGAAGATAATTCGAGAGTTAGAACAAAAGGAATTGCTTGCTTTTGGAAAACCTCGAATTCACCAACAAATGCTTCATCAGGAGCAGTCATAACGTTTAACAAGAATGGGAGTCTCAATCTCTCCTGTGGAGTGGTTGAAATGGGACAAGGAACAAAAACAACACTCATTCAAATTTTGGCGGAGCGTTTTAAAATTAGTGAAAATAAAGTTCATACAATGATGGAAGTGAATACGGAGGTCAATCCTGAGCATTGGAAGACAGTAGCAAGCTCATCCGTTTTTATGGTTGGAAATGCTGTACTTCGAGCTGCCGAAGATGCTATTCAGCAAATCTGTCTTATTGCTTCCATTGTGTTACGCTGTTCACCAGAAGATATTGACGTGGCTGAGGAACGAGCATTTTTGAAGGCAAATCCGGAAAAAGGGGTCTATCTTAAAGATATCGTTCATGGTTACAAATATATGAATGGAAATACAATTGGTGGCCAGGTAATCGGTCGGGGAAGCTATGTCATGAGAAATCTTACAACAATTGATCCAAATATTGGTTCCGGAACACCTGGGCCAGATTGGACAGTTGGTGCTCAGGCTGTGGAAGTTATCTTTGACGAACGAACGTATACCTATGAGATAAAAAAAGCGATTTCAGTCATTGATATAGGAAAAGTACTAAATCCAATGGGTGCAAAAGGGCAAGTGATGGGTGGCATGAGCATGGGTCTAAGTTTCGCTTCCCGCGAAGGATTTAACTACAACCTGGAAGGAGTTGTGCTCGATTCACAATTTAGAACCTATAAATTGATGAGATACGGTGAAAATCCAGAATATCAGGTTGAATTCGTGGAAACTCCGCAAATTGATGGACCATATGGTGCAAGAGGAGTTGGAGAGCATGGAACCATTGGAATGGCACCGGCGTTAGCTAATGTCCTTTCAATTGCAGCCCAAGTACCGCTTAACAAGCTTCCTTTAACTCCTGAATCGATCTGGGAAGCAAAAGGAGGAGGTTCATCCTGATTCCTTACGATTTCGACTATGTAAAGCCTGATACCATTCAAGAGGCGATAGCCATTTTCCATCAATGGGATTTAGAAGGGAAACAACCAAAGTACTTTTGTGGTGGAACAGAGATTATTACCATGGCTAGATTGTCGCAACTACACACGAAAGGAATTATTGATCTCAAAGACATTCCAGAATGTCGTATACTGGACTGGAAAAAGGATCAACTTGTGATTGGTTCCGCTGTAACATTAGCACAGCTGGAGGCTGTGCAGTTTTTCCCTTTATTGAGTAGAGTTTGCAACCGCATTGCCGATCATACGTCAAGATGTAAAATTACGCTTGGCGGTAACATTTGTGGCAAAATCATCTATCGAGAGACGGTCTTACCTCTGCTTGTTGCAAATGCCGAATTCCATATTGCAACAGAAAGTGGTGTAAAACAAGTTTCGATTCATGATGTTTTTGAAAAAGAATTGCGTCTATTACCTCATGAAATTTTATTGCAGATCACAGTAGATAAACAAATAACAACAATGCCATACCGAAGCGAGAAAAGAACAAAAATCGATCGCATCGGATATCCCACCGTATCGCTTGCTGCAATTCATAATCAGGGGGAGATTCAAGTTGCTTTTTCAGGGATTTGTACTTTTCCGTTTCGCTCAAAAGAAGTCGAACGTGCGCTAAATGATCAAACGCTTAGCTTGGAAGATCGAGTGCGCTCTGCTATTCACAAATTTCCGGAGGCCATTATGGCGGATCATCATGCATCTGCATCTTTTCGGGAATTTATAGTACATAACCTTATTTTAGATACTATAGAAAGCTTTGAGAGGGCTTGACAATGAACAGACAAATCCAGCTTAACATCAATGGTGAAGACAGGAATGCATTTTGTCGCTGTGCAGACACCTTGTTGACGGTACTTCGTGAATATTTGGGGTTAACGGGAGCAAAGCCTGGTTGTGAGAACGGAGATTGCGGAGCATGTACTGTTATTATTGATAAAGTGCCACAAAAATCTTGCCTATGGCTGGCAGTAGAATGTGAAGGAAAGGAAATTCATACGATTGAAGGTCTCCAAAATGCTCCGATTCAACAGGCTTTCCTTGAAAAGTGGGCTTTTCAATGCGGCTATTGTACGCCTGGCTTTATTATGAATTGTCATGCTTTGGTAGAAACACTACCAGACGCAGATGAGCTTGAAATAGAAAATTGGCTTCAATCCAATATTTGTCGTTGTACAAGTTACCAAGAAATTAAGGAAGCAATTCAGCTGATTCTTTCAGAAAAGAAAAGTTAAATAGAATAGAGGGCCAAAGTCGATTATCACCATGTTAAGGGAGAATCGGCTTTATTTTTTTCCTTGGGTTCCTTTCGGATCGTTGATGAAAGTCAGGTTTATTCGTAGTAGTATTAGTCAATACTTTACAACAAAATAGTCCCTAGGAGGCCGATTAATGGATGGTAGAGAATCGATTCTTTCAGTGGATCATCTAACAATAATTTTGACGGCGATGGTAATGGGGACGTTGGCTAGGATTTTCGTTTTAAAAGAGGATTATCGACAATACCCTTCATATCCAAATGGCTTTATGATTCATATTTTAATTGGATTCATTGCCTCCACGTTAGGAGCAGTATTTGTGCCAGCGATTATGAGTAGTAATTGGATAGCAGTTACATTCCTTTCTTTAGCAATCCAACAGTTTCGAGATGTTAGGAAAATTGAACAGGAAAGTTTAAGAAATCTAGAAAAAACCGAATTTACCCCAAGAGGAGAAGCCTATATTGATGGTATAGCGAAGACTTTTGAATCTCGTAATTATCTTGCATTAGTTGTCTCTATTTCTACGGCTACTGTCATGTATGTTTTTAAATCCCTTATGTTGATCGTAAATGTAGGAATAGGAGTCATCACGGGACTGGTTATTCTACTCTTCATAAAACGATTTTCAAAAGGGAAACAAGTTGGAGATATCGCAATCGTTAAAAAAGGAAAAATTGAAATAAGGGAATCAGGATTATTCGTCGAGGGTGTTTTTGTAAGCACCATAATTGGAACAGCCAATGTGCAAAATGTAATTCTAGAAGAGGCTTTTGCAGTGACAATTGAGCCAAATGAAGAGTATTTACGCATTATTTTAGACAATTATGGGCAAAGAAAAGCTATTCTCTTTGAGGCCACACGTTCTATCGGTGTCAAACGATATCATTATACTTGTATGGATTTTAAAAGTGGTAAAACAATCATTGTGATCGTCCCACTGATCCGAAACATAGATAAGCTTTTACATGCAGTTAAAAATACACCTTTGCTTGAGTCGGTTAAGAAAAATCCATCATTAATGGATTCCAGCGTGTAGACCAAATAACCGAAAGGTATGGAGGTCTGCACGCCTTTTTGTTGAATGATTTGAATATAGTGGAAAGGAGTGACTTCTTGCTAAACAGACAAGTTTCACGCGTCCTTGAATTAGGAACGTGGCATGTTTTTTACAGTGTCATTTGATTCAGCTAAATCATCTGACGTACTAAAACGGAAACCGTCATATCAGGCCTATAAATTGAGCAATATAAGCATTATGTAAGTGTCCGAATCCCTTGGACGTTTGTTGCTGATTACAGCTATTAGCGTTTTTTAAGAGTATAACGCCCACTTGCCGTACTTTATACAACAAACACACGTTTTATCGCTCTACATAGGAGGGGGAAGGGGAGAGTAAATTTACACTTGAGTCAGAGTGTTTTGCTATCATCGAGATAGGGGCCCAAAAAGTACATGCCCATGAAGCGATTTTGAGGAGTGAGCAACATTGTCAATTCAGCTACGTGGAACAAGCTGATTTACAGATTTTGTTATTGCTTTGGCTTGGATCAGGCTGGTATGGGACAGTGCCCCCTTACTCTTACATAATTTAGAGAACAGTATACCTAAGGAGTGGCAGAAATGGCGCGTGTTTTATTTATTAATGGTGGATCAGAGGGACATATCAATCCAACTATTGGAGTTGTGCAAGAGCTTATTTCGCGTGGAGAAGAGGTAGTTTACTTTTCTATAGAAGCTTTTCGGGAGCGTATTGAGAAGACGGGCGCTACTGTACGAACATTTGACGATCAAAAATTTATAAAAGCTTTTATCTCAGGTGGAAGAGATTATTTACTCGAAAGAATCAACGGTCTTTTACTTACGGCAGATGTCGTCATACCTAGCGTTCTTGAACAAATCAAAGGCGAGCATTTTGATTACATTATCCACGATTCCATGTTTGGTTGTGGACGGTTACTGGCCCAGATCCTTAAGCTTCCCGCAATCAATTCTTGTACTTCTTTTGCGCAGACAAAAGCATCATTCGATAAAATGTTGGCACAGGTTTCTAAAAAAATTCCTACAGAAATAAGTAAACGAATTCAAGATGAATTTCAAAGCCTGACGAACATGGTGAAGGAAAAATATGATGTGGAGATCCATTCTCCTTATGAAGTTTTTTGTAATCCTGCACCACTTACAATTGTGTATATAACTAGGGAGTTTCAACCTTTTGGAGAAGCATTTGACCAAACTTATAAATTTGTAGGTCCATCCATCTCTTCACGATTAACGCAGGAAAACTTCGACCTTACTGTAATCAAGGGGAAAAACCCCATTTACATTTCACTGGGTACTGTCTTAAACCAAGCAATTGATTTCTATAAGCTATGTTTTGAGGCATTTAGGAACACTGATCATACGATTGTCATGTCTATTGGGAATAAAGTCCAAATTTCTGATTTAGGGGAAATTCCTAAAAACTTCATCGTAAAAAATTATGTTCCACAAACTGATGTACTGCAATACACTAAATTATTTATTACACATGGTGGAATGAACAGTACCAATGAAGGTCTCTATTTCGGTGTTCCGCTCATTGTAATCCCACAAAGCGCGGACCAGCCGATAATCGCGGAGCAAGTCGCCAATATTGGAGCAGGCATTACATTACAAATGCAAAGCTTGACGGCAAATCAACTACGTGAAGCCGTAGATCATGTGTTAAGCCTCTCATCTTTCAAGAAAGCTGCTACAAATATTAGGGAATCCTTTCGGAAATCAGGTGGATATCATCAAGCTGTTGATGAGATTTTCGAATTTAAAAGTCAATATCATATCTAAATATTTTTTCGCTACTATATTGTTGAGTTTTTCCCAGTGGTTACTGCAACTTCTTTTGTAATGAAGGAATGGAATAGGATCTATTATAAAAGAAAGATTGTATACTTAAATACTTAAAGTAACACGGGATTAAGAGAACAACTAAAAGTAGCTTACGCAGATGTTTATAAAGAGTTATAGGAGCAATAGGGGAACGGGTTCACATTTCTTCTTCAACTAATGAAGCAGGGGAGTTGAAGAAGAATGTTTAACTTTTAGGTTACCAATTAGGTGGTTTAATGGAATAATTCAATTCACCTGACCAACTTTGACCTGGTTCAAAACCATAATGTGATTCTCATCTACCCTGCATTAACCTATGCTCCATTTCTTTTGCTGTATGAGGAGGAATAGAGGATCTTAGTATACCTTTTTCATGGTAATTTTTCTGTACATATCCCTAAATAAGATCGGGATATCTCCTTGCACTATGATCTGCTCCTTGTACGGCTTAACAATTACTTCAAAGTTACGTCCAATATCAGTGCCAAGTAAAGAGATAACTGGACGGAGCAGTCTTTTCTTTAAAGAAAGCTTTTTATTTGTAGGTTCAAATTTATCAAAAATGATGATCGTACCACGCTCTTTGGTTACCCGTATCATCTCCTTCATACATTGATTTGCATCAGGCACTACAGAAAGAATAAGATTAGCTACAACCATATCAAATGATTGGTCAGAGAATGCTAAGTGCTGGGCATCCATTTCTAGAAATTGAATATTCATTTTTTTGTTTGTTTTTTCTTTGGCTTTAGAAAGCATTGAGGGAGATATATCTATGGCAGTTATTTGAATGTCCTGTTCAGTAAAAAAGCATAAGTCAGCACCTGTACCGATACCAACAAATAGGACATGCTGCTTCTTTGGTAAGACAAGGTCTTCAAACACCTTTTTTCTTGCGTTCAGAAAGATACCGGAGTTAAAAAAGGCATCATAGAAAGGTGCTGCTACTTTATAAATGATTTTGTTCCATATGTTGTTCATTCCTCACCTCTATATTCAAACGTTTATTTGACTGTTTTCATTATAGAATAAAATTACTATTCAAACAATCATTATATTATGAAAGTGAGGTCAAAATGAAGAAGAATAAAACAGAAGACAGATGAGAGCTTTATTGTTTATTTTGGAGAAAAATGAAAGCAAAAGTAATAATAATATCCCTCCTTAGAAGGGTGGCTAGTGGGCAAGCTACCCAAAATAAATAAAACCAAGCCTTCTGTACATAAACAGGAGGCTTGGTTTAGAGATTAATAAAGGAAATAACATTTAAATTTTTATCTTGTAGAAATAAAGATTTCTCCTGGATGCCTATTGAGGATGTAGTGAAGGTTGATATCTAACTTTCATGAAGAAAGTCGTCTCCTAACATGTAGGAAACGACTTTTTGCAAACCAATTTCAAAAGATATAAATGAATATAGAAAGGAGTTGTTGGCGACTTATTGACTTAATTTCGTTAACAAACGATAAGTGAACCATTCTCATCTGACTTGGTAACGTGTCACCATTCCCTGAATCCTAATAAATTTTATACCCGTTACTTATCCTCGATATAAGCTTCTAGAGAAACCTCACTTTATTTAAAAGTAATACGATTTAAAAGCCTCGCCTTTTGATAATGAAACATCGATTGAGACAGCTCAAATATTGTTCCATTTACAAGGTATACAGTATTTTCAATAAGAAGGGCTGGATCGTGTTCATGTACTTCTAATAATTGTGCACTCTCTTTATCTATCTTTTCACAATGAATCACCTTATCTGCAAAACCGATATGGAGCTGTAAGTCCTCAATTAAATAACTATATATGGAGCTCGCTGCTATTTCGTTATTTAAATAGGGAACAACGTCTTTTTTAAAGTGGCTTATTTCAATTGAAAATGCTTTACCGTCTACAATTCGTAATCGTTTCACAAAATATAGTTTTGTCCCTGCCTGACATTGCATTCGTTCTGCTAATGTCTCGTCGGCTTCCATTACATGTAGATCTACTACCTTGGTTTCAATATTTTGGGAAGCAAGATCTTTCGTTAACCCTCGTAGACTTGCTAAATTAATATAATCGGTAATAGGGGCTTCGCGTAAAAACATTCCACTGCCCTGCACTTGAAAAATATATCCTCGATTGACAAGCTGACTTACAACCTTACGTATGGTATTGCGGCTAACTTGGAAGATATTCATCAGCTCTTCTTCCGTTGGTAGCTTTTTTGTCTCATTGAATTTCCCATCTCGGATATCTTTTTCTAAGATGTCGGCAATTTTTTTATACTTTACACTCATATTACGTCTCCTAAAATTAACTTTTCCTCATTATAATTCTTCACCCCTCGTTTCAATGATGTGCTTATACCAGTGAAACGAAAGCTTCTTTTTACGCTTTAAATTGTCATTATGGTCGACAAAAATAAAACCATACTGTTTTTTATAACCATTTAACCAACTTAACAGGTCAATCACAGACCATGCATAGTATCCTTTTAGGTGAATTCCTTCCTGGATCGCGCGCTTTACAGCTTTTAAATGTTCTTCGATATATTTAATTCGCGGAACATCTACAATTTCTCCATCAATGATTGGATCTTCATCACCAAGCCCGTTTTCCGTCACATACATTTTAATGTTACCATATCTTTCTTTTAACAGATGCAATCCATCTAAAAAACCTTTCGGAGATATTTCCCATCCCCATTTTGTATAGGTTTTGTCTTCCATACGCACTGTTCGATAAAATCCATCAAAAGAAGGATTGCCTGGAGCAAGAGTAGATGTTTCTCTAGAATGCTTTTCATTTCTGATATCCTTATCATATCGTTCTACTCGTATAGGCTGGTAATAGTTTAAACCGATAAAATCGTTTTTTTCAGCGTTTTGTTTGATAATCTCTAATTCTTCACTTGTCCAGTTAGGCATCCATCCCTTTTCTTTTAATTGCTCAATTACATAAGAAGGATATTCTCCCTTCAGAACTGGGTCATAAAACCAGAATGTCTCATATTCATTCGCATGGCGTTCCGCTAGTTTATTACTTGGTTGATCATCTACGCTATAGGCAGGTAAGAAAACATGGGTAATGCCAATTTCTCCATATTGCTTTAACTGTTT
The nucleotide sequence above comes from Brevibacillus laterosporus LMG 15441. Encoded proteins:
- a CDS encoding macrolide family glycosyltransferase — protein: MARVLFINGGSEGHINPTIGVVQELISRGEEVVYFSIEAFRERIEKTGATVRTFDDQKFIKAFISGGRDYLLERINGLLLTADVVIPSVLEQIKGEHFDYIIHDSMFGCGRLLAQILKLPAINSCTSFAQTKASFDKMLAQVSKKIPTEISKRIQDEFQSLTNMVKEKYDVEIHSPYEVFCNPAPLTIVYITREFQPFGEAFDQTYKFVGPSISSRLTQENFDLTVIKGKNPIYISLGTVLNQAIDFYKLCFEAFRNTDHTIVMSIGNKVQISDLGEIPKNFIVKNYVPQTDVLQYTKLFITHGGMNSTNEGLYFGVPLIVIPQSADQPIIAEQVANIGAGITLQMQSLTANQLREAVDHVLSLSSFKKAATNIRESFRKSGGYHQAVDEIFEFKSQYHI
- a CDS encoding GntR family transcriptional regulator; amino-acid sequence: MSVKYKKIADILEKDIRDGKFNETKKLPTEEELMNIFQVSRNTIRKVVSQLVNRGYIFQVQGSGMFLREAPITDYINLASLRGLTKDLASQNIETKVVDLHVMEADETLAERMQCQAGTKLYFVKRLRIVDGKAFSIEISHFKKDVVPYLNNEIAASSIYSYLIEDLQLHIGFADKVIHCEKIDKESAQLLEVHEHDPALLIENTVYLVNGTIFELSQSMFHYQKARLLNRITFK
- a CDS encoding GH1 family beta-glucosidase, whose translation is MKFPHDFLFGAASASYQIEGAWNEDGKGVTNWDVFSKIPGKTYNQTNGDVAIDHYHRFEEDIRLMAEMGLESYRFSISWARILPTGDGEINEKGIEFYNRVIDECLQYGIVPFVTLYHWDLPLTLEEDGGWTNKRTAEAFVKYAEICFHAFGDRVKHWITFNETVMFCGLGYVKGAHPPGIQNDVPRYFQATHYVFYAHAKTVQLYKQLKQYGEIGITHVFLPAYSVDDQPSNKLAERHANEYETFWFYDPVLKGEYPSYVIEQLKEKGWMPNWTSEELEIIKQNAEKNDFIGLNYYQPIRVERYDKDIRNEKHSRETSTLAPGNPSFDGFYRTVRMEDKTYTKWGWEISPKGFLDGLHLLKERYGNIKMYVTENGLGDEDPIIDGEIVDVPRIKYIEEHLKAVKRAIQEGIHLKGYYAWSVIDLLSWLNGYKKQYGFIFVDHNDNLKRKKKLSFHWYKHIIETRGEEL
- a CDS encoding class I SAM-dependent methyltransferase is translated as MNNIWNKIIYKVAAPFYDAFFNSGIFLNARKKVFEDLVLPKKQHVLFVGIGTGADLCFFTEQDIQITAIDISPSMLSKAKEKTNKKMNIQFLEMDAQHLAFSDQSFDMVVANLILSVVPDANQCMKEMIRVTKERGTIIIFDKFEPTNKKLSLKKRLLRPVISLLGTDIGRNFEVIVKPYKEQIIVQGDIPILFRDMYRKITMKKVY